A section of the Enterococcus montenegrensis genome encodes:
- the fabZ gene encoding 3-hydroxyacyl-ACP dehydratase FabZ: protein MTIEEIKAIIPHRYPFLLIDRIEELEEGKKVVAKKNVTVNEPFFQGHFPQEPVMPGVLIIEALAQAGAVALLSLPDFKGKTAYFGGIDKAKFRRKVVPGDTLMLEVEILKVKSSAGIGKGIAYVDGKKAAEAELTFMIG, encoded by the coding sequence ATGACAATTGAAGAGATTAAAGCAATTATTCCCCATCGTTATCCTTTTTTATTAATTGATAGAATAGAAGAATTAGAAGAAGGTAAAAAAGTTGTTGCTAAGAAAAATGTGACCGTAAATGAGCCTTTCTTTCAAGGCCATTTTCCGCAAGAGCCGGTTATGCCAGGGGTATTAATTATTGAAGCCTTGGCCCAAGCAGGTGCGGTGGCATTACTTTCTTTACCAGACTTTAAAGGAAAAACAGCTTATTTTGGTGGGATTGATAAGGCGAAATTCCGTCGTAAAGTCGTACCTGGAGATACATTAATGTTGGAAGTTGAAATCTTAAAAGTTAAATCTTCAGCTGGAATCGGCAAAGGTATCGCTTATGTTGATGGAAAAAAAGCTGCTGAAGCAGAATTAACCTTTATGATTGGATAG
- the accB gene encoding acetyl-CoA carboxylase biotin carboxyl carrier protein, with product MNINEIKDLLTQFDHSTLTEFDLKDNNFELYFNKNQQVRSQNTSAPQEIKSPGTTPPAANFGLDNESLDAAAITPLAPSEDIKVTGTEIVSPLVGVCYLQSGPDQPAFKKVGDKVEKGEVLCIIEAMKVMNEIVSDITGEIVQILVENEQVVEFNQPLFVVKEG from the coding sequence GTGAATATCAATGAAATTAAGGACTTATTAACACAATTTGATCATTCTACATTGACGGAATTTGATTTAAAAGATAATAACTTTGAATTGTACTTTAATAAAAATCAACAAGTGCGAAGTCAGAATACTTCTGCCCCACAAGAAATTAAATCACCAGGCACAACGCCACCAGCAGCAAATTTTGGTTTGGACAATGAGTCTTTAGATGCTGCCGCTATTACACCACTAGCACCTTCAGAAGATATTAAAGTAACAGGTACAGAAATTGTCTCTCCATTAGTAGGTGTCTGCTACTTACAAAGCGGTCCAGATCAGCCAGCTTTCAAAAAAGTTGGTGATAAAGTGGAAAAAGGCGAAGTTCTTTGCATTATTGAAGCGATGAAAGTCATGAATGAGATCGTCAGTGACATTACTGGCGAAATCGTTCAAATTTTAGTGGAAAATGAACAAGTGGTGGAATTCAATCAGCCATTGTTTGTTGTGAAAGAAGGTTAA